Genomic segment of Nothobranchius furzeri strain GRZ-AD chromosome 12, NfurGRZ-RIMD1, whole genome shotgun sequence:
CGTACTAGAGTTTAAGAGTCTGGTACGTTTTCTGTGTGGTTGTGTGCCGTTTACGTAGCGATTTCGTCCCATCAGGATTGTGCACGCTTTCCATAAGCAACGACAACTGTTACCTGGCATATCCGGGCAGCGCCACGATAGGAGAGGTCCAGGTGTTCGACACGGTCAACCTGGTAGGTTAATGGTCTCTGTTGGTTTGTCTGCCTTCTACCTGTCTCACAATCAACATGAAATGATGTGGGCTTTTTATTTGGTTTCTAGCGGGCAGCAAATATGATTCCTGCCCACGACAGCCCTTTAGCAGCTCTGGCGTTTGACGCGAGTGGCACCAAGCTGGCCACAGCCTCAGAGAAGGTACCGTCTGTTAAACCGACACGTCATTTCTTGTCCGAGTAAACAACTATCCGTGTGTGTTTGTCCCCTGTTTCACATTTCTGTCTCTGCGTGTGTCTCACTTCTTGCCAGGGCACAGTTATCCGTGTCTTCTCCATCCCAGAGGGACAGAAGCTCTTTGAGTTTCGGCGAGGAGTCAAAAGGTAGAAGACCTGCTGATTCGTCTTCTCCAGATGTGTGTGCCCTTGATATTTAACATTTCTTGTTTTAGGTGTGTGAGCATCTGCTCACTGGCGTTCAGCATGGAGGGCCTCTACCTTTCAGCCTCCAGCAACACAGAGACGGTCCACATTTTCAAATTAGAGACTCAGAAGGAGAAGTACGTGTAAGTGTCGTCCTGTCCAACAGCTGTGGTAGACTTTGTGTCTTGACCCTCTGAATGAAAACCAAACTAGCTTCCAACCTGGTGTGTTTTCAGGCCAGCAGAGGAGCCAACCACATGGGGAGGGTACCTGGGAAAGGTCCTGATGGCGTCCACTACCTACCTACCGTCACAGGTCACAGAAATGTTCACACAAGGCCGAGCCTTTGCCACCGTCCGTCTGCCCTTCTGCGGACATAAGAACATCTGCTCCTTAGCTGTGTGAGTAAAACAGGATTTATGCGTCAGTCTTTAGGTGAAAATGCAAGTTTAGGTGACTTACGAATAGGgcagggggtaaacgattatttttaaaacgattattctgacgattattttatcgaatagtcgactattctaatgactatttagacgattaatcttaagattatttttctattgcacagttaataaaaaccaaaaaatctcaaataaattcctcaaaaaaattgataaattgttactgtaagagaataaacactacaggccttccattttgtataacactgcttttattgtgttggttggttatgttctggtgacgtgtagaacttgggagtgcaggctgctgcctgagaggtggttggagatggagtgtctccacgctgctttgttttggtcacttatgagcgtgaggcgagtggtgttacgtagagctgaaacgattcctcgagtacctcgaataattcgagtacaaaaaatcctcgagtcaaattctctgcctcgaggattcgtttaattcatatttaattaattcatggctttgcaatcgcccggggtcatgtttcacccggaccgaaataagtgacgcacatgcccactggactgaatgcacacgcgagtagcgaatataacttaactttctcttaagccatggcagacaacgtgaaccccggtggagtgcgaaaaagacagaaaatgtcaaagttgtgggaccatttttcacgtcgtaaggtggaaaacgtagtccagtataaatactgtaaaatggatttagcttaccacaccacatcctccacgctgcagcacctgtaaatgtcacttctgcaagcagactcggagcctctacaagataatgctttttagcctgtttttctatatattctgcggactctgcgactttttcgtttgtagcactcagtttcagctcacaccgtacgtctggtagcaacacgtcagtctTACAATGTgctaaaaaaatagcagtttttacacaacacgtcggactttttattgtgttattgatgtctgttgtccctcggggtttctgcaggaggacacgggtatttatgagtggcggaggaaaacgaaagaaagtaaataaatgttttgtgatcagtaaaatttgacaaaaccacggcaaacatgcttttggcaatccttgttagtgtgagaaaaaaagtgtggaaattaaaacggacgtgtgttaatagggaaacagccggcgagctgtttgcgccgtgagcggttctggttctgtttgggccgcagccgctcgcagcgttatcctcctagtttttgtctggcttgcaggctagcagattctcacacgaggggaaaatcggctcaggtttacttattttttgcacaggcatttgtttactgtgaagtaaagttgaagtgctgaagttttgcaaactaattttgaataaaacttgaagaataactggcaattgcttgctcattttaagatgtCTTTCATATttaataacatgctatttgatatcaaatcacttttattgtcacgtcacatgtgcaggtacactggtacagtacatgcgagtgaaattcttgtgtgcgagcttcacagcaacagagttgtgcaaaaatacagtaacgtaaaaacaagtaaaatataaaaatggctaatctaagtatacaaatgaataaagtaaacaataagataagagatgtaaaatgtacagaggttggtatgtgcaaaacagtggcattaatgtacagtatggagcgtgcaatgttggaacttggaggcagccatactcggcgccatcttggctcatcaatatatgatataatggtttacaaacacaaaagggtaatttattagagtactcgattaatcgaaaaaaagattcgatagagtactcgattacaaaaatattcgatagctgcagccctagtgttacgacccttctggggagtttggctcgtatgcaaaaaggaagggacaatacgggatttaaaagttaaaatgatgatcaggtttatttacaactacaaaaaatcataaatctttccatccacaggttgggaacaataaaactaattctgcctgtggggaattaaaacaaaagtacatataactagggatgtcccactgggcaaagattactgggttctgtacCAAAATAagtatctccaaaggtccaaactctaaactgggtggttaaaccaaactcaaggtgacattttaaactaaaccgaaaacccacaacactctaaatgtaataaaagggagatctgcaccacaaaaagattaactctaaaccaaaacgtaacagcttatccaaacgcaagaagctgctagcgaaaatgctaacagtagctttaccaacgttaagttcaagttaccgagtttaaataaaccaaaaatatccagcagcaaacagaccagcacggaggagagactgctaccaccaaaacagctctcctaatgtctgaaagaagctcctttatgaagggagaaacgctcccggtgattttctacatctgtggTAGAGACggtgcagcgcatctgaccccggaagttgttgtccgttgtcgggagacgaaggcgggcaaaacaggaacggAATcttgtagcggacggacattgttccggttcttcggtatttggtggagatgttagtgaaggcggagaagagggcgaactagaggagaaacaggcagattcctcctctatttacaaactcctggggatgcaacaagtgggcgcggtgcgtcgactaccggatctgacctcgacaaatttttagaatcgagccgtcgacgtcatcgaggcttcgctacagctctaCTTACATCCTTTACAATCATAGCTGACCTGTTGAGTGGAACAGGTGGAGCTAAGAATGTTGCTTTCATCAGACCTACGAAGGGCTGGCTtcaaattgtatttatttatgcaACTGTCTCACATCtaatattctaaattaaaagcttgTCTTTAATCATGGACAATGTTCTAACAAGTTATATTTAATAAACGTTGAACAACAAAACAACTCCAAAAGAGGTGCTTTAAAAATCCAGAAAAAAAACGTCCCTTTTGTTAAAATGCAAGAGCTGAAAGAAGCTGTTGGTGGACCGGGGGCCGAGCCCCTCCGCTGACTGTGCCCCTCCGCTGACTGTGGTTCGTGTGCCTAACGTCTCCAGATTGCTGCTCCCACGAGAGCACCAAATTGTTAGAAATTTGACACAACACATTTTAAAAAAAGACCTGATGGAATAACATAAACCGTCACACTGAACTGATGTCCCCGTCATTAATAATAAAACCAAAGCCCCCAAAAATAATGTGACACAGGTTCGGTTTCAAACACAAAAGACGTCCAGTGGTTTGGAAGTGGGGCTGCGCagtataacagtgattaatattgcgatgacgatatgacttgcaataaataaacaaacgctTAACTCAAGAacgaaaacaaagaaataaaaaatatgacGAAAATAAATCAAAAACTGGGAAAACGTTTgaggaaaggaaaaaagaaaataaacaagaaaaggcaatcggtggatcctgggaaaagcagaattggcagaaagagcagaacggagctaactcaggtgtttgctagccaTCCCCCTAAGGGGCGGGCCTCTAACCTgtaagaacccacccgattggccaaatgggtgaagagctctatctgATATGCTGAAAacctcatgcttccgtttgattgactaAAAGTGTAGCAAACGttagagctgaccattcattgccttttttttctgttctttgcgatatctgTGTTGCTCATGCcgatatcgcgatgacgatacgtTTGCGATgtgttgtgcagccctagttggaAATCAGCTGATTGGCTGTGATAAGCAACCGATGGAGATGATTGTTAATCTTTTAATTTAAACCAGGATCCAGAAGATTCCCCGGCTGTTGGTGGCTGCAGCTGATGGATACCTGTATCTGTACAACCTGGATCCACAGGAGGGTGGGGAGTGCACGCTCATGAAGCAGCACAGGTAAATCACCTGCACCGAACAGCCAAATGAAACTTGAAGAACTTTTCTGTGCTGTGCGGACTGGTTTCCAACCTACAGGCTGCCGTCTGCCTTTTCTGACTGATTCAGGTTGGACAGCAGTGCTGAGCTCCCCAACGAGATCCTGGAGCAGGGCTCACATGACCGCCCCCTTGTGGCCCAAACCTATAGTGCTGCTGTCTCTAAAGGTAGGCTATAAAAGCAGCAGGTTCACATTATTCATTAGTCAGTAGTCTGGACCAGACTCGTGCTAAATACTCATAACAGTAAAGAATATAACAAATAGCCTGTGGACCCTTTTTATATTTTCAGGTTGATTTATGTTTATTATTTACTAAAAATAAGCaatattgtgtgttttttttttagtaaatTTACTAAAGCTATTATAAAAGTGTTATTATAGCAATAATGAGGTTCTGGTGAGTCATGAACAGGTAATATGTTACATCAGGGTTGTTATGGTTACAGCCCagacaccagggggcagcagtgaGAGGCTGTTTAGGCTCCAGAGCAGGagggcccaatcctggtcctggagggccggtatccagctggttcctctgctccaacacacttgattcagaggttgaatcacctgtgcagcagctgatcagggtctgcagaagcctgttaatcacctgctgattgaaatcaggtgtgttgaaacaaatTTGAAATTAAAACATCCTGGACACCGGCTCTCCAGGAAGAGGATTGAGCACTCCTGCTCCAAAGGGACTGAATTCAAAGTGAGATTTTATTTAACATTATCCCAAAGTGTTGAGAGAAAAGGGAAAACGTTAGTCTCTTCATCTGCACGCCAGGAGAAAAAGACCATGTGACGAGAGAAACACGCGTCTGGTTGTCGTCTTTTACTTGTGTTTGATTCATTCTGAGTGTGTGCTTTACCACTGGAACATCCGGCTGTTTGCTTCAGCGAGGGACTACGGTCTTTAGGATCCTGACCAGTAACTGGCCATCTTGGCCAAGTCACATGTCTCGTCACGGAGCTGATAGTGGGGGGGCCGAAGGTGGACGTAGGCCCGTATCCACTATTGGAACGTCCGGGTAATTTTACTGGACCTTTGCTGGTGTGCATGTCTGCATTTCACCTGAACAGGGGTGTGCACTCGGGATGACCTGGTGGAGCCACtgtgggacttgtggttaactcgtgCTGATTGGTTGACACTCAGTAGGAAGTTGAATGGAGGGAATGATGCTGCGTTAAAATCACTGTTTCTAAAATTAAAATACGCTGTAGTTCATGCTGCCATGTGGTCTCACAGAGCGCCATAAAAAACAGTGCTGCTCCTGGTCATTGAACGCCTCTTTTCCATAACACAGCCACTCCTCGTCCCCGACTGGATTAAATTACAGCGTAGAATAAAACCTTACTAACGTTTGTGGATGCCTTTAGGCTTTAATCACTTATTTGTTTACGTATAAATCAGGCTGATATTAATCTGTTCTTCCCCAAACGGAGTTATCTACAGCAGGTAAGATGTTAGCTGTTGATCCACAGAACCGTGCATAAAGGGTTCGAGCTGTCGCTCACCTCCGGTTTAAATAAAGTTTGTTATTAAATCTTTGGATGTGTGAGGTGGCTTAAGGCTGCCGTCATCAGTCACGTTAATTTCACTGTTGGAGTgtttttttgggttgttttttttaatcattgaCCTCGTTTCCTAGGTTACTGTGAAGAGCAGGGGGCCGTGGGAGGGGCGGGGCTCGAAGAAGACCTCAGCGACCTTCGCTTGGAGGAGGAGAACGAGCAGCCACCGCTCATCCTGGAAACCGACTGACTTGACCCATTCAACATTCAGAGAGCTCCTCTGGTGCTGCTATACAAACATCAGACCcaagggggggggtggggggatgggaTCAGGGATGGAGGTTGTTCCAGAACCTGCCCGTCGGTCTTTCTGTTCGTATTTTCTGTCCACAAACAAATCTTTTATCTtcttcctccctcctcctcctcctcctcggttTGCCTGAGCAGGCTCAAACTGAAGCTTTGCATGTACATGTGCCAACTGCTTAACAACGtgctccatttgtgggaaaaaaaaaaagacgagcCCCTGTGAGTGTGGTCCAAAAAAAAAGGTAGCCGTGTCTTCGATTCGGACACGCACGCCGACGCGAGCACTGTGTACAATGGAAGTGATTGTGTAAGTGCCTCTCTGCCCCACTTTAGTCTCGTTTCCGTCTGGAAGGGCAATTTTCCTTTAAATTGATGTAATAAAATCGGACCTTAATGGTGCGAGTGCACACTTCCCTCTGTCAAAGTTGCACACGGAACCACAGCGGAGGCGGCGTCCGTCAGGTTGACCCTCAGAGGAATGAGGCTTGAGGTGTTTGCAGATAAAGTGTGTTTTCTGAGACTGCGTccctgtgagagtgtgtgtggcgTGTAAATTAGCAGAATGTTTAATAATTACCCGGCCCTCTTTTACCTCATCCAATCAGAGGCTCAGGTCCTCTCTGCTCCACAGGCCCACGgacatttattgatttttttttaatcttggaTAATATTGATCGTTTTTAAAATCTTGATAACTAACCAATCGTGTGTCATTAAAACGTGCGTGGTGTTGTTGACGTGATACATCCGAGACACgcggctggtggtgatgagcgacGGGCTGCTCTTCATCCTCCCGCCGTGCATCCGTGTGCTCTGTGCTCTACTAGATGTGATCGGATAAACCCACACCCTGTCGTCGGACCGTCGGAGGTCGGGCTCATCCGGTCCGAGGCTGCTGAGAGGGATTAGCCGTGAGCGTTTGGGACCACCGGGCTTTTTCTAATGATTTTGTACAAAATGTGAAACGTTCATCTGAAAATAAAGCCTGCATCGGTGTGTGGGGTTGTTTCCTTCTCCTTTGTACATCTCACGTGATTCTAAAATCAGTCTAAGTGTACAAAACAACCACGTGGTTATTTATTAAACAGCAGAAGTGGAAAACTACGTCCAGCTCTCAGCAGAAACAAGTCGGATGCTTTCGTTTGGCTTTATTTGTCCCCCTCCTGGTTCTGGGTGAACGTTGTCCCTGCTTCGGCTCACTGAGGACAGTGGACAATCAACAGCATTCAGTCAGGTTGAGATCTGGACTTTTTCTTCTCAACCTTCCTTTTGGGGAGATCTGCTGGGTTTGGGATCACGTTTGGTCCAGACTTCCAGCCTTGGCATGAACCTGGTGGGACATCCATGTCTTGAATGTTTTCTGCTTGTGAATAATGCTTCTCTCTGTAGAACAAGAGATGACCTTTAACCATCAGTCTTCTACGCTCACAGCTGGTGTgtgaacacacacctgtatgctccagacaaGCActcccttccttaatacggaccgTCGTCATTCATTCAAGCTGGCTGAAACTTCCTGTTTTGAGTCCTGTGGGAGCAGGAAGAGTGGCGTTAGCGTAGCTCGGACAACTTTTACAGTTCTTCACTATCGTTAAAAATCGACACGCTGAGACTGGTGCATGTCTTTACACACAACGTGGTAACAATCTGACACAAACTACAACTGAGAGAGGATGAACATCGTTTCCACCAGGAGTTTAACTTGGGATGTCGAATAAAGCAGCTAAATGTATCACATTCACAGCATCCTGGAAGCTAATCCAGCAGGACCTTGTAGCATTTTGGCTAGGATAACCATGTGATGCAGAATTGAGAAAGTATTTCTACAATAATGTTCTCAAGGGCCTCTGAAAGAGGAAACCTTGGATGAGGCatttctttaactcattcactgccaatgacgactaaagtcgtcatttgcatatttttactgtgtgggcgtcggacgagcccccgcgccgagagaacaaacatctcagctctaaagtctgtcttcatccgcatacgtcacacgtcacgtgatcaggaagcagaacattcatgtgttaggagatcgttttgggccgctgctgtaaaagaaagtgaggcgcgaaccggaaaaacttctgccgatcacaattcaacaacggattatgaaagaagggataacgctcgaaacacgcggattcttcctgatgttagaggtgagtctccgctttgttttggccgtttgggcgtcaacatcatcctagtgtgcaacgttctgtggctcttaaaaaaacagtaaaaatggtggagGACAAGATGGTCCATAAGTGTATTTGGTACCAAGCAACACTGGACCGCAGCTCCACTGATGGATATACACTAATTGAACCATCAGACCCGACAACCATGTCTATGAACTTCAGGTAAAGTAAGGGTCACCTGGTGGTGAGGTGGCTCCAGAGCAGTAgatgggttagggttggggttagaAATAGACcaggcatctcctgctgttgagaAGTGAGGCCACAAGATGTGGTTTAACAACGCCGCCATGTTTAATAGATTCTAGAGTCTGACGCTCAGGGTAGGATGCAgaaagccccgcccactcacctgcacacaataatGTCTTCCTGTAGTCATCGAATCACTAGTTACAGCTTTGAATCGTGGAAATTTGACCACACAGCAGCAGGGTGAGAACTCTATCAATGGTGTCCagcccaggggcgtgtccagggagtggcctggggtagcacatgccaccattggaatctgattggccaccccaggtgccaccacactaatttacctttagataggcttttcattgtccacaaaagtcttgggggtaaaacataaaaagcataaccactggtgccacccatgcacaaagttgtgcctcacctgggccaccccattttaaaagatctggacacgccactggtccAGCCTTGGCCTTGAGGGCTCCTACGCATGTTGTtgatgtttccctgctccaattcACCTGTGGCTCTGCTGAAGCCTGCTGTTTAatcgggtgtgttgaagcagagcagCCACTAGAACGTGCTGGACTGGACAGCGCTGACCTACGGGAATCGCCTGAGGGAAACCTAACGGAGGTGTTAGTTTGTTGTCTTTATTTCTCATCAAACAAAATATTTTCCCGACCTGCTGCTGGGAGAACGCTAAAACAATAACTGATGGTGCAGGGGTAGTGTATGTTTAGaacaaataaaaatgtgaaaacaGTGTACGGCTGCACGTGTCTCCCTGTGagacgtgtgtgtgagtgagagagagagagagagagagagagagagagagagagagagccgttTCGGTGCTTATGTGGAATTATTGTGACCCGTAAACAGGCCGGAGACAGACTCCATTGTTTCTTCAGCTAATACTAAAGAACCAAATTCCAGAAGCAATAATCCTGACACCCTGGTTTCCTTCTGGATTTCACAAATGGTTTCAGCTTCCTGTGCAGCAAACAATAAGGACCTGATGAGCGTTCCTGAAAGCTCACCTTGTGatgaatgagacacaagttctggGATTCTTCTGGACTTCTGGCTCTGCTGCTTTTCCATGTTGCAACTTGAAATGATCCTGTGCAGTCTAATGACTTCACGAGGCACATGAAAGCCGTCCCAATGGTCAACAGCAGTGGCTAACGGGTCCGGTACCAGAGAATGTAGAACACTCAGACATACGGGAGGCTTGGTGAAAGGATGCATGAGGAAGCAGAACAattctggctcatccctttagctatgctgctggaggacacactgaccacattTCCTCCCTCTTTCTGCTGGGTttggttctgctggaggtttttTCACGTTAACACCAtcattcctctccactgttgccatGTGCTTGGTCAAGCTGGGGCATCATATAGAAAGGAATGGCTGATGCAATCAACAGTTTTTAATGGCTTTAATAATTGTCTAGGAGACTGAATCATATTGTATTGTTATTATAAATGGATTAAAGTAGACGGTTTACATCTGGATATGAATGTGACCTGTTTAGTTCTGCATGGTGCTCTAAGTTGACTTTTTTATGAAAGTTAATCAAAATGTAATCATTCTGGGACATTGTCTTTGAGTTTAGTCCTGGTGTAAATTACTTattgttagtagtagtagtagtagcagtcagaggtgtggactcgaatcacatgacttggactcgagtcagactcaagtaattattttaatgacttctgacttgataaaatctattaagtcttacgacttgactctgacttgaacgccaatgacttgtgacttgaatcgacttgcatctgttgacttgagcatTTTTTATATTTCAGCACAAAGTGGCACGAcacggacaaaaatcataaatcactcttggttctgggtttgatttactgcaaaatgcagcagcactttataatcagtttcagttgcactttctgcttgtttgagcaaataagcgaagctttaagaagctttatttctggaatttatttattatcattgtcattaaattgaagttggacagatgacttgattatgacttgaaaattcaaagttaaggacttggacttgacttcgaCCTCCAGataattgactttggactcaacttggacttggttgtctttgacttggacatgactcgagacttgactggaaagacttgtgacttgcaaagcagtgacttggtcacacctctgatagTAGTACTAGTGTGTTTTACATTGATTTCTTGAATTCCTGCCTTTACAGTAATATTCAAATAACCAACTGAAGTTTGATTATGGCCACTTGTTGCCTTTCAGACGTTTAAAATCATCCACATTTTGTTCTTAGAAGGGATCAGTAATTCGTCGATGAATTACTTGTTATAAACCTACAGAACATGAACACTAGTGATGCCAAAGGTGTTTTTATAAGACAGCCAGGTGAAATGATGTAGTGAGATATCAAATATTGTGTTCGAGAATCATGTAGCATTAAGATTTTCGAATtacaagaaagaaaaagaaatccAACCGCGTCTTCACGGGCACGCGCACCCTCTTTCGGGCTCGAGCACGTAGCCGTACGTGAGCTAGCTAGCTACGTGCTCGAGCCTGCCCGAAAATGTTCTCCCGTGTTGTTGAATTTCGAAGGAGCGCAGGACTTTGCGGCCAAATAAGACGTTCTTCTCCGTGAGGGAAACAAAAACGAAGCGAATGGTTGGCCTCTGAAATCTTCCGCGGTGCCATTTTATGTTGGTGAAGGAGAGTTTTCGGCCGACTTCGGGGGGAAGTTTGTGTGAGCCTTGTTACCGGGAGTGATGTCGAATCCTGGGAGTCGGAGGAACGGGTCCAGCATCAAAATCCGACTGACAGGTAAGAAAATAGCGAGCCAGCAACAATTCCGCTCACACGGCAGGCTGTAACTGGagcttaaatattttatttacagcTCTTTATTGTACATTGTCGGTATAGTCCAGCCTAACTTTTATGTGCTGCACTTGCCTGTTAGCCCGCTAGCTTGTGGGAAGATCTTAGTTACCGCTGACCGTTGCAGCTTGTTAGCTACACCCATTTTCCTGTTGAGTGACCACCAACCCAACCCGACCGACTGGGTTACAGTAATAAAGGCGACTGTTCCTCCGCAGCCTCTTTAAAATCGATTGATTGGTGGATCTGTGACACGCTAGCCCAGATTACCACGGGCTATCGATCGCTGTGTGGCTGCTGTGTCAGCTGCGGTTAGACTCGCTGAACTTATCCCGACCCTGGGAAGTTTAAACATGTTTCCTCTTTAGGGATCAGCTCGTCTGAGATGTTTATTCCGTTTTGGTGCTCGGGTCTCCTCGCAGGGCTTGTCGGAGTCCCTTTTCTCTCACACAGGGAGGGATCCAGCTGGAACAATGGTTTTTACTGTAGCTAATGTAACGCCACTAGCCACCGAGGGGCCTCTATTCAAATGGAAATGACCTCTCTGCCTCTGGGCAGACACTCTGGCCTTCCAGTGACTCAAAAGTAAACAAAAAGACAGCTCCATTTCCCTTCTgggcgatcagaacagaaaaaCTAGTGGAAACATGCTGGTTATTTGTGGCTTTTAGTTTCTTTCTAGCCTTTCTTGTAAGCTGGATTTGAAGCAGAAATTTGTGTTGACACACTCATCTCTTCACACAATACTCAGAGTACAGGTTTCAGCTTCAGTCTATATGTAATCTAGCCAGGAGtagagtagggttgggcatcgtttgattttgaatgattccgattctaattccaattcctcgtttcgattccggttcctatcgattcccgattccgattctttcaagacattacatgtttaacatgagctagctaaccacaggtcctatgaaataatcttaacttcaacatgaattttaattctgtgaacaataacatcaccttaatTTAGTCAAAAACTTGTCCTGGCCCAGGAGGACGCCCCAGCTTTGTGTTTTTAGTCTAAAACAACAGATTAGGACTGATTCTATCACGGTTTTTAAATTGTCATTGAAGGAACCGAGATCAACCGTGTTTGTATTTACTATGTAAAACACCTTTACCTTTCATCAGGCTTCCGAACCGTAGCTTTTCCAGTTTGACCAACCAGATAGGAGggttgggggtaaacgattattttttaaacgattattctgacgattattttattgaatagtcgactattctaagcactatttagacgattaatctaaCAATTCTTTTTttcattgcacaattaataaaaaccagaa
This window contains:
- the wipi2 gene encoding WD repeat domain phosphoinositide-interacting protein 2 isoform X2, with the protein product MNLASLSGDAGGSQLLFANFNQDNTSLAVGTKSGYKFFSLSSVDKLEQIYECSDTEDVCIVERLFSSSLVAIVSLKAPRKLKVCHFKKGTEICNYSYSNTILAVKLNRQRLIVCLEESLYIHNIRDMKVLHTIRETPPNPSGLCTLSISNDNCYLAYPGSATIGEVQVFDTVNLRAANMIPAHDSPLAALAFDASGTKLATASEKGTVIRVFSIPEGQKLFEFRRGVKRCVSICSLAFSMEGLYLSASSNTETVHIFKLETQKEKPAEEPTTWGGYLGKVLMASTTYLPSQVTEMFTQGRAFATVRLPFCGHKNICSLAVIQKIPRLLVAAADGYLYLYNLDPQEGGECTLMKQHRLDSSAELPNEILEQGSHDRPLVAQTYSAAVSKGYCEEQGAVGGAGLEEDLSDLRLEEENEQPPLILETD
- the wipi2 gene encoding WD repeat domain phosphoinositide-interacting protein 2 isoform X1; this encodes MNLASLSGDAGGSQLLFANFNQDNTSLAVGTKSGYKFFSLSSVDKLEQIYECSDTEDVCIVERLFSSSLVAIVSLKAPRKLKVCHFKKGTEICNYSYSNTILAVKLNRQRLIVCLEESLYIHNIRDMKVLHTIRETPPNPSGLCTLSISNDNCYLAYPGSATIGEVQVFDTVNLRAANMIPAHDSPLAALAFDASGTKLATASEKGTVIRVFSIPEGQKLFEFRRGVKRCVSICSLAFSMEGLYLSASSNTETVHIFKLETQKEKYVPAEEPTTWGGYLGKVLMASTTYLPSQVTEMFTQGRAFATVRLPFCGHKNICSLAVIQKIPRLLVAAADGYLYLYNLDPQEGGECTLMKQHRLDSSAELPNEILEQGSHDRPLVAQTYSAAVSKGYCEEQGAVGGAGLEEDLSDLRLEEENEQPPLILETD